One Nitrospirae bacterium YQR-1 DNA window includes the following coding sequences:
- a CDS encoding LamG domain-containing protein translates to MKRLFALGCGCGVFLSVITRSVSDQGNPLKGRVISSVIHVLRLRLPRLRLAMTVLLLLSGLFTVSAYAWQITGGWQGAPTGAGGGTATYNTYYSYTTTAAGDNLTTDNITEGGVNKYWHNYLLYQGLTGKLFTDNVTESAGYLYYTPARANAQVMPLLTGLTTDNITEGATDKYFHNASVFSAITGKLYYDNITESPTVHPFSDTYRNYLNQSVTNTSSPTFVGVTSNATTTGTLYAQGAVNFLSSITTPLSGYMHATPSGIVTAAGLTHADLDDTTITSPAANQVLTYNGSKWVNAAAQGGGGATVTIDNFTIQQTGGGALKIADRIEQNIFLNALRMAANASMSMFNMVDGIVDKFKDTTTLDNVSGSVSSNYVWSLGGYTTSQAVGGADAYSKLLIHADGSGQTFVDSSLSPHTVTANGDVTQSAVQSKFGGKSTYFDGAGDYLTVPDSNDWYFDTVDFTVDFWVYFSSFGTNYLFEQSGGFVINCTATSCQVFLGDSSPLNFTADVTTLSTGQWYHMALVRNVNTWYYFVNGVPKTKTLQGGSYSSAAPNGTGDMKIGGHAGFYHTGYMDEIHISKGIARWTTDFSATLPSSPWGLGGSYTDNMTLVSKPTAALTIPATARFGVLQEQLDPAAVVNTDWKAYVTSDNGTNWNQITLAKEGMYSDNVTMYSGSVNLTGAGTGMRWKIQTWNKLNKLLGVWHVWD, encoded by the coding sequence ATGAAAAGATTATTTGCATTGGGCTGTGGTTGCGGCGTTTTTTTATCCGTCATTACGAGGAGCGTTAGCGACCAGGGGAATCCTCTTAAGGGGAGGGTAATCTCATCTGTTATTCACGTTTTAAGGCTGAGATTGCCACGCCTGCGGCTCGCAATGACGGTATTGCTATTGTTGTCAGGATTATTTACAGTATCAGCTTACGCCTGGCAAATAACCGGCGGCTGGCAGGGGGCTCCCACAGGCGCAGGCGGCGGCACAGCCACTTATAACACCTATTACTCATACACAACGACTGCCGCCGGAGATAACTTAACTACCGACAACATCACAGAGGGCGGTGTTAATAAGTATTGGCACAACTACCTGTTGTATCAGGGCTTAACAGGCAAATTATTTACCGACAACGTTACTGAGAGCGCCGGGTATCTCTACTACACCCCGGCACGGGCCAACGCTCAGGTTATGCCGCTTTTGACTGGATTGACCACCGATAATATCACGGAAGGCGCCACCGATAAATATTTTCATAACGCTTCCGTGTTTTCGGCCATAACCGGTAAGCTCTACTATGACAACATCACAGAGAGCCCGACCGTGCATCCCTTTAGCGATACCTACCGCAACTACCTTAACCAGAGCGTTACAAACACATCAAGCCCAACCTTTGTTGGTGTGACTTCAAATGCAACTACTACGGGCACCCTGTATGCCCAGGGCGCTGTCAATTTCTTAAGCAGCATAACTACGCCGCTTTCGGGCTATATGCACGCAACGCCCTCCGGCATTGTCACGGCGGCAGGGTTAACTCATGCTGACTTAGACGATACAACGATAACATCACCCGCAGCTAATCAGGTACTAACCTATAACGGCAGTAAGTGGGTAAATGCTGCGGCACAGGGTGGAGGAGGTGCTACGGTGACAATAGATAACTTTACTATTCAGCAGACCGGTGGAGGAGCTTTAAAAATCGCTGACAGGATAGAGCAAAACATCTTTTTAAATGCTCTGCGGATGGCGGCCAATGCATCAATGTCAATGTTTAATATGGTTGACGGCATAGTGGATAAGTTTAAAGATACAACAACGCTGGATAATGTCTCAGGCAGTGTGTCGTCTAATTATGTGTGGAGTTTGGGCGGCTATACAACGTCACAGGCGGTTGGAGGTGCAGATGCATATTCTAAGTTGTTGATTCATGCGGATGGTTCAGGGCAGACGTTTGTTGACAGCTCGCTAAGTCCTCATACAGTAACAGCTAACGGAGACGTCACGCAATCGGCGGTACAAAGTAAGTTTGGCGGAAAGAGCACTTATTTTGACGGTGCGGGAGATTATTTAACCGTACCGGATTCTAACGATTGGTATTTTGATACCGTGGATTTTACGGTAGATTTCTGGGTATATTTCAGCTCCTTTGGCACTAATTATCTTTTTGAGCAGTCAGGCGGTTTTGTAATAAACTGTACCGCTACATCCTGTCAAGTTTTTCTCGGTGACAGCTCCCCGCTAAACTTTACTGCTGATGTTACGACACTAAGCACCGGTCAGTGGTACCACATGGCGTTAGTGAGGAATGTAAACACATGGTACTATTTTGTTAATGGAGTGCCAAAAACAAAAACTCTACAAGGCGGCAGCTATAGCTCTGCTGCCCCTAACGGTACCGGAGATATGAAGATAGGCGGACACGCCGGTTTTTACCACACCGGTTATATGGATGAAATTCACATCTCAAAAGGAATAGCCCGCTGGACAACAGATTTTTCAGCCACACTGCCGTCATCTCCATGGGGTTTAGGCGGCAGCTACACAGACAATATGACACTGGTCTCAAAACCAACTGCAGCGCTGACAATTCCGGCAACAGCACGGTTTGGAGTGTTGCAGGAACAGCTTGACCCCGCCGCAGTTGTTAATACTGACTGGAAGGCATACGTCACAAGCGACAACGGTACTAACTGGAATCAAATAACTTTGGCCAAAGAGGGCATGTACAGCGATAACGTCACGATGTATTCCGGCTCCGTAAATCTGACAGGAGCCGGCACCGGTATGAGATGGAAGATTCAGACATGGAATAAACTTAACAAATTATTGGGGGTGTGGCATGTGTGGGATTAA
- a CDS encoding DUF1834 family protein, translated as MLKIAEMEAMMLNKLELISGLKTVDIYIGKIEDALSGSMKLPAALLVYSGAKADLQTEGGRGLLYNVDFRFTVFIAGKSLKSRKEAGESIKTILEDVRGSLNGLQQGSATLIWEEEGLEVMTKTGVVIYSQHYKCREALTAKRSNV; from the coding sequence ATGCTTAAGATAGCGGAAATGGAAGCCATGATGTTAAATAAATTAGAGCTGATATCCGGCCTGAAAACTGTGGATATATACATCGGTAAGATAGAGGATGCTTTAAGCGGCAGTATGAAATTACCGGCAGCACTTTTGGTTTACAGCGGCGCTAAGGCCGATTTACAGACTGAGGGCGGCAGAGGACTTCTGTATAATGTGGACTTCCGCTTTACGGTTTTTATTGCTGGTAAAAGTCTAAAGAGCAGGAAGGAAGCCGGGGAAAGCATTAAGACAATCCTTGAGGATGTAAGAGGCTCTTTAAATGGACTGCAACAAGGCTCCGCCACTCTGATATGGGAGGAAGAGGGCTTAGAGGTTATGACAAAGACAGGAGTGGTAATTTACTCCCAGCATTATAAATGCAGGGAAGCACTAACAGCAAAGAGGAGTAACGTATGA
- a CDS encoding DUF1320 domain-containing protein — protein MYITATDITVVMQVSDVIALTDDGDIGVQNTALIESAIVQADSVIDSYLGSRYQLPLSIVPEIVKSIAVSVTVWVLCQRGAFNPTETRIKVYDDAIKFLKDIAKGVAGLGLEEKTAKNPDSSSTNKTTNDRVFTQDTLKGF, from the coding sequence ATGTACATAACGGCAACGGACATAACAGTAGTAATGCAAGTATCGGATGTTATAGCGCTCACTGATGACGGCGATATAGGGGTACAAAACACTGCTCTGATTGAGTCTGCTATTGTGCAAGCCGATAGTGTTATAGACAGTTATCTTGGCAGCCGTTATCAGTTACCGTTATCTATTGTGCCTGAGATTGTTAAATCCATTGCCGTTAGTGTCACAGTTTGGGTTTTGTGTCAAAGGGGTGCGTTTAATCCTACTGAAACACGCATCAAGGTTTACGATGACGCTATTAAGTTTTTAAAGGACATAGCAAAAGGAGTGGCCGGCTTAGGACTTGAGGAAAAGACAGCTAAAAATCCCGATTCCTCAAGCACTAACAAAACAACAAACGACAGGGTGTTTACCCAGGATACGCTTAAAGGTTTTTAG
- a CDS encoding Mu-like prophage major head subunit gpT family protein: MILNQQTLDAIYQSFSLIFENAFNGIAPLYQRVAMTVQTQTKEQKYGFLGAFPRMREWVGDRVLQNLSTHDFTIKNKDFESTIEVDRNDIEDDNLGIYNPIVQEFARVAATHPDELIFELFKDGTVNECYDGKAFFAADHRVNNKSVSNFADDSGTPWYLLDLSRAVKPFVFQSRRAVEFITLDDLKDSNAFFKRKYVYGVDVRYNAGYGLWQLAYRSEKSLDATNYSSARSAMMQYTDDSGRPLGIMPNLMVVPPSLEGEARELLQADRNTSGAANVWKGTTELLIVPWLG, from the coding sequence ATGATACTAAACCAACAAACATTAGACGCTATATATCAGTCATTCAGCCTGATATTTGAAAACGCCTTTAACGGCATAGCACCGCTCTATCAGCGTGTTGCCATGACCGTACAGACACAAACCAAAGAGCAGAAGTACGGTTTTTTAGGGGCCTTCCCGCGTATGAGGGAGTGGGTTGGTGACCGGGTGCTGCAAAACCTGTCAACTCACGACTTTACAATCAAAAACAAAGACTTTGAAAGTACTATAGAGGTTGACCGTAACGATATAGAAGACGACAACCTTGGAATCTATAACCCCATAGTGCAGGAGTTTGCCCGTGTTGCAGCCACTCACCCGGATGAGTTGATCTTTGAGCTTTTTAAAGACGGCACTGTTAATGAGTGTTACGACGGTAAGGCATTCTTTGCAGCAGATCACAGAGTTAATAACAAGAGCGTCTCAAACTTTGCAGATGACAGCGGCACGCCGTGGTATCTGCTTGACTTATCCAGAGCAGTTAAACCCTTTGTGTTTCAAAGCCGCAGGGCGGTCGAATTTATCACCCTCGATGATCTTAAAGACTCTAATGCGTTTTTTAAACGTAAATACGTCTATGGCGTAGATGTCCGCTATAATGCCGGCTATGGATTATGGCAGCTGGCTTACAGATCGGAAAAAAGCCTGGACGCCACCAACTACTCCTCAGCCCGTTCAGCGATGATGCAATATACAGATGACTCAGGCAGACCTCTTGGTATAATGCCAAACTTGATGGTAGTGCCGCCGTCTCTGGAGGGTGAGGCGCGGGAGCTTTTACAGGCAGACAGGAACACATCAGGTGCTGCAAACGTTTGGAAAGGCACGACAGAGCTGCTGATAGTGCCCTGGCTGGGATAG
- a CDS encoding phage protease — protein sequence MKVIVCSEIVGTTEEVQVIPYGYHKTGKGDFLCDEDSVDLIMKDFRRRQNDMVIDYEHQTLTGSEAPAAGWIKELIDKGHEGIWAKVEWTDKAKAYLTNKEYRYLSPVFLKETADNRVIKLINAALTNQPAIDGMVPLVNKDRAQGNPLQGRERQSSTTAGKDKQTEVKQMKKVYEALGLKDGDSEDNVLTAVMALKEVTTTASAFKEICEAAGLKPDAGISELKATVLAMKQSHGSVESLTKEVMVLKEVMAKAEAETTVNLALTQGKLMPAQRDWAMEYATKDPDGFKMFAAKAPEAIPLKDITGGMAKNDDMAIDETQLMVNKQLGISDKLWKQRSLTGKEKTTVILQHGQDAQINKEVK from the coding sequence ATGAAAGTAATAGTGTGTAGTGAAATAGTTGGTACTACAGAGGAGGTTCAAGTAATCCCTTATGGCTATCACAAAACCGGTAAAGGGGATTTTCTTTGCGATGAGGACTCGGTTGACCTGATAATGAAAGACTTCCGCCGCCGTCAAAACGATATGGTGATTGATTATGAGCATCAGACTCTTACCGGATCGGAGGCCCCCGCCGCCGGCTGGATTAAAGAATTAATAGATAAAGGCCACGAGGGAATATGGGCAAAAGTGGAGTGGACTGATAAGGCAAAAGCCTATCTGACCAACAAAGAGTATCGGTACCTCTCTCCGGTGTTTTTAAAAGAGACGGCAGACAACCGGGTAATAAAACTTATTAATGCAGCGCTTACGAATCAGCCTGCTATAGACGGCATGGTGCCGCTGGTCAATAAGGATAGAGCACAGGGAAATCCCCTTCAAGGGAGAGAGCGGCAGAGCAGCACAACAGCAGGAAAAGACAAACAAACGGAGGTTAAACAAATGAAGAAAGTGTATGAGGCCCTGGGCTTGAAAGACGGGGATAGTGAAGACAATGTATTAACAGCAGTTATGGCGCTTAAAGAAGTAACAACAACAGCAAGTGCCTTCAAAGAGATATGTGAGGCAGCAGGTCTTAAACCGGATGCCGGCATTTCTGAACTTAAGGCAACAGTGTTGGCAATGAAACAATCCCACGGCAGTGTTGAGAGTCTCACTAAAGAGGTCATGGTCTTAAAAGAAGTAATGGCCAAAGCGGAGGCGGAGACAACCGTTAATTTGGCTTTGACTCAGGGAAAGCTAATGCCGGCACAAAGGGACTGGGCTATGGAGTATGCCACAAAAGACCCGGACGGTTTTAAGATGTTTGCAGCCAAAGCCCCGGAAGCCATTCCTCTAAAAGATATAACCGGAGGGATGGCTAAAAATGACGATATGGCCATTGATGAGACCCAACTCATGGTCAACAAACAACTTGGGATTAGTGACAAGCTCTGGAAACAACGCTCTTTGACAGGAAAGGAAAAAACCACGGTAATCCTGCAACATGGTCAGGATGCTCAGATTAATAAGGAGGTTAAATAA
- a CDS encoding DUF935 domain-containing protein codes for MAISVKGRKSSKSNINIPGRPVFDEIAVAGVRQRYNSYPSEGLTPEKLSRIFKEADLGNISKQAEIFLEIEEKDTHLGSVLQIRKAQVAGLRWEILPASESQQDVEIARAAKEMFDYIDNLEDALIDMLDAVGKGFSVLEIMWSISENQVWIDTLKWIDQKRFTFSSKDGILSTPNLITEKEPIYGEVLTANKFVIHKYRSRSGILPRAGLLRPCAYMYLFKNYGIKDWVVFNELFSVPMRIGKYKSGATQNEIDVLKQAVFNLGVDAAAVVSDNTLIELLESRINGNSSAFSDFISFCDRSITKAVLGHTGAVESTPGKLGGEREAYGVRHDLLESDAVALAKAIKTCILTPWVMFSFGPEAGIPKFRFNFEDEEDLEKTAKTYKTLVDMGFKDISTNHIYEKFGIPKPKEGEKTLAILEAAK; via the coding sequence ATGGCAATCTCCGTTAAAGGACGCAAAAGTTCTAAAAGTAACATCAACATCCCAGGGCGGCCGGTTTTTGATGAAATCGCAGTAGCCGGTGTTCGTCAGAGATATAACAGTTATCCGTCTGAGGGACTTACTCCTGAAAAACTATCAAGAATATTTAAGGAAGCGGATTTGGGAAACATTTCTAAACAAGCGGAAATATTTTTAGAAATAGAAGAAAAAGACACTCACCTTGGAAGTGTTCTGCAAATCAGAAAAGCACAGGTGGCAGGCCTGAGATGGGAAATACTACCTGCATCAGAATCACAACAAGATGTCGAAATTGCCCGTGCAGCCAAAGAAATGTTCGATTATATCGACAATCTCGAGGATGCACTCATAGATATGCTTGACGCTGTCGGAAAAGGTTTTTCAGTCCTTGAGATTATGTGGAGTATATCGGAAAATCAGGTTTGGATAGATACCCTTAAGTGGATTGACCAAAAAAGGTTTACGTTTTCATCTAAAGACGGCATATTATCAACTCCAAACTTAATAACTGAAAAAGAGCCAATCTATGGTGAAGTGTTAACGGCAAATAAGTTTGTAATTCACAAATATCGCAGCCGCTCGGGCATACTTCCGCGGGCAGGGCTTCTAAGGCCGTGTGCCTATATGTATCTGTTTAAAAATTATGGGATAAAGGACTGGGTAGTTTTCAATGAGCTGTTTTCCGTGCCGATGCGTATAGGTAAATATAAATCCGGAGCCACACAGAATGAAATAGATGTCCTTAAACAGGCTGTTTTTAATCTTGGCGTGGATGCCGCTGCTGTGGTCTCAGACAACACCCTGATAGAGCTCCTTGAATCCCGCATAAACGGTAACAGCTCCGCCTTTTCAGACTTTATATCCTTCTGTGACAGATCTATAACAAAGGCTGTGCTAGGGCACACCGGTGCTGTGGAAAGCACACCGGGAAAACTCGGCGGTGAAAGAGAAGCATACGGCGTTAGACACGATCTGTTGGAGTCCGATGCTGTAGCACTTGCTAAAGCCATTAAAACCTGCATTTTAACCCCCTGGGTTATGTTTAGCTTTGGGCCTGAGGCAGGCATCCCTAAATTCAGATTTAATTTTGAAGATGAGGAAGATCTGGAAAAAACCGCTAAAACCTATAAGACACTTGTTGATATGGGTTTTAAGGATATCAGCACTAACCATATATATGAAAAATTCGGAATTCCCAAGCCTAAAGAAGGTGAAAAAACCCTGGCGATTTTGGAGGCCGCAAAATGA